The nucleotide sequence CTCAATAGTGCTAGCCTGACTCAAGGCCTGCCCAAAGCCCTTGAAAATGGCTTCAGCACTATGGTGGGCGTTTCCGCCCTGGAGTGACCTGATGTGTAGAGTAAGATCCGCATTAGAGACGAGGGTATCAAAGAACTCCCGCACCAGATCCGTCTCAAAAGTTCCTATCCGCTCCGCCTGGAAGTCAACATCGAAAGATAGATGGCGTCGCCCACCGAGGTCCATGGCTACCAGGATCAGGCATTCCATCATCGGCACGATGGCCGCCCCATAACGGGCAATCTGCCACTCTCGCCCGACGGCCTCTTTAATGGCTCGCCCCAGGCAAATGCCCACATCTTCAACAGTGTGGTGATCATTCACGGCCAGGTCTCCCTTGGCCTCAACGCTCAAGTCGAAAAGGCCGTGTTTAGCGAACTGGGCCAGCATATGATTGAGAAATGGTACCCCTGTCTCAACCTGATATGATCCCTTCCCATCAAGCTCAATCTCCACCTTAACG is from Chloroflexota bacterium and encodes:
- the hisB gene encoding imidazoleglycerol-phosphate dehydratase HisB; amino-acid sequence: MVMRTGQLERKTTETTVKVEIELDGKGSYQVETGVPFLNHMLAQFAKHGLFDLSVEAKGDLAVNDHHTVEDVGICLGRAIKEAVGREWQIARYGAAIVPMMECLILVAMDLGGRRHLSFDVDFQAERIGTFETDLVREFFDTLVSNADLTLHIRSLQGGNAHHSAEAIFKGFGQALSQASTIERRVQGVPSTKGTIG